The following coding sequences are from one Capsicum annuum cultivar UCD-10X-F1 chromosome 3, UCD10Xv1.1, whole genome shotgun sequence window:
- the LOC107865223 gene encoding protein DYAD-like: MVMETYYRKRSKKINQANLEKEADSTVPSLARHEKQPILPTSDNQCTLKRHDNQSLDPKMNNIKMGSVYEIDHIYLPPRTPVQLKSIRVAMVSEKTPLNMAVRFPSMESLQTYFSNSTREMYPALDEKFVMGTALANKVLLREVPSQEFTEKKHLHSFWLLNSTLALPPKSGLLLSQLKVNGMVTWGIRRQVKFLGRHEESKNTNSSSSFVQGDEIPKVKQVPAKEEDDDDEEEEDEEGGDEDDQEDEVLKQEDEETEENDDDGEAVTEKGNRNLKRKRYSLRATTAKQSKKSRVETQRKKNKIKKKNNCRQLTVYKDPKDRWSTERYKLAEKNLMEVMKAKGAMANNPILRPELRAEARKSIGDTGLLDHLLKHMAGKIAPGGSERFRRRHNAEGSMEYWLESADLVNIRKEAGVNDPYWIPPPGWKLGDSPTQHPVCAHEFKHLKNEIVVLKRDWEEMVLSKKLLEEEVRKLKRNNEEFELKKQQETKAIEISRTAIPSMERCKKQLMIANSEFMGKMEEKFLSLVSKLEEKERSITTLILSSTEQLAEVKKKEVELGSEKLGGQAVDVAMERSHDQSKELTAINPRKAKSSAAAAEGKAAKIQRLKSGFRLCKPQGSFLWPNMVRKSSGCNMSPQVVVQVEDLHMVQTPPSVSSSTATAPPLLPYTNFHNNHPASPVKPVPERRAVTVTVSTISSETRYEPGDNMNYSTGNKTTTMINLNDVPLNIGEGLRRTPTSRQTITTTTTVMPHTLSSPVKGVNMSKPRQASGDDRASQASISEKEFSQQQASKCCSSSATSLPQGAASWLVLATPRNTASDESII, translated from the exons GAAAAGGAGGCAGACAGTACAGTACCATCTTTGGCCAGACATGAAAAGCAACCAATTCTGCCCACATCAGATAACCAATGTACCCTAAAACGCCACG ACAATCAAAGTCTGGATCCCAAGATGAACAACATCAAGATGGGTTCTGTTTACGAGATTGATCATATATATTTGCCACCCAGGACCCCAGTTCAACTCAAGTCCATACGAGTAGCTATG GTGAGTGAGAAAACTCCATTGAATATGGCAGTGAGGTTCCCGAGCATGGAGTCACTACAAACATACTTTAGCAATAGCACCCGAGAGATGTATCCAGCTCTTGATGAGAAGTTTGTCATGGGAACAGCACTGGCTAATAAGGTGCTTCTCCGCGAAGTTCCTTCCCAGGAATTTACTGAGAAGAAGCATCTTCACAGCTTCTGGTTGCTCAACTCCACTTTGGCTCTTCCTCCCAAGAGTGGACTTCTCTTATCTCAGCTCAAGGTCAATGGTATGGTTACATGGGGGATACGCCGCCAAGTCAAGTTCTTGGGGAGACACGAAGAAAGCAAGAACACTAATTCTTCTTCCAGTTTCGTTCAAGGAGATGAAATACCAAAGGTGAAACAAGTACCTGCTAAAGaagaagatgacgatgatgaagaagaagaggatGAGGAAGGAGGTGATGAAGATGATCAAGAGGATGAAGTGTTAAAGCAAGAAGATGAAGAAACAGAAGAGAATGATGATGATGGGGAAGCTGTAACAGAGAAGGGTAACAGGAACCTGAAGAGAAAAAGATATAGCTTAAGAGCAACTACAGCAAAACAGTCAAAGAAATCAAGAGTCGAGACTCAAAGGAAGAAAAACAAGATTAAGAAGAAAAACAATTGCAGGCAGTTGACAGTATACAAAGACCCCAAAGACCGTTGGTCTACAGAGAG GTACAAGTTGGCGGAGAAGAACTTAATGGAGGTGATGAAGGCAAAGGGCGCAATGGCTAATAACCCTATTCTCCGGCCAGAGTTGAGAGCAGAGGCACGGAAGAGCATTGGAGATACTGGCCTGTTGGATCATCTGCTCAAGCACATGGCCGGTAAGATTGCACCTGGAGGAAGTGAACGTTTTCGTCGCAGGCACAATGCTGAGGGTTCAATGGAGTATTGGCTGGAGAGTGCTGACCTAGTTAACATCAGGAAGGAGGCTGGTGTTAATGATCCTTATTGGATTCCCCCACCTGGTTGGAAGCTCGGAGATTCCCCCACTCAACACCCCGTCTGTGCCCACGAATTTAAgcacctgaaaaatgagattgtAGTACTCAAAAG AGACTGGGAGGAGATGGTGCTTTCCAAGAAACTGTTGGAAGAAGAAGTTAGAAAGCTGAAAAG AAATAATGAAGAGTTCGAATTGAAGAAGCAACAAGAAACAAAAGCTATTGAGATTTCAAGGACAGCAATTCCATCAATG GAGAGGTGCAAGAAACAATTAATGATAGCCAATTCAGAATTCATGGGGAAAATGGAG GAAAAGTTTCTGAGCCTGGTGTCTAAACTGGAAGAAAAAGAAAGGTCGATCACTACATTAATATTGTCGAGTACTGAGCAATTAGCTGAAGTTAAGAAAAAGGAAGTGGAACTAGGAAGTGAGAAGCTGGGAGGGCAAGCAGTAGACGTAGCAATGGAGAGATCACATGATCAGAGCAAGGAGCTAACAGCAATTAACCCCAGAAAAGCAAAAAGTAGTGCCGCAGCAGCTGAAGGAAAAGCTGCCAAGATACAAAGGCTTAAGAGTGGGTTCAGACTGTGTAAACCCCAGGGTAGTTTTCTTTGGCCAAACATGGTCCGCAAGAGTAGTGGTTGTAACATGTCCCCCCAGGTTGTGGTCCAGGTTGAAGATCTTCATATGGTCCAAACACCACCCTCAGTTTCTTCTTCCACTGCCACAGCTCCTCCATTGCTGCCTTACACTAATTTTCATAACAACCACCCAGCTTCCCCTGTCAAGCCTGTCCCTGAAAGACGAGCAGTCACCGTTACTGTCTCCACCATCTCTAGTGAAACTCGCTATGAACCCGGGGATAACATGAATTACTCAACTGGAAACAAGACAACTACAATGATCAACTTAAATGATGTCCCTCTCAACATTGGTGAAGGACTTCGCCGAACTCCAACATCAAGACAAACTATAACCACAACAACTACTGTCATGCCTCAT ACATTGTCCTCTCCGGTGAAGGGAGTCAACATGAGTAAACCAAGGCAAGCTTCAGGGGATGACAGGGCTAGCCAGGCTAGCATCAGCGAGAAAGAGTTCAGTCAGCAACAAGCAAGCAAATGCTGCTCTTCATCTGCCACATCCTTGCCCCAGGGAGCTGCAAGTTGGTTAGTTCTGGCTACTCCAAGAAACACTGCCTCAGACGAGTCCATCATTTAG